The DNA region CTTCATTATACATATGCTTACTTAGTAGTACACTGCAACAATGTGTTGTCGACATATATAGTTTGAAAAATGACATTTATCGAacattgatatttttttatttacgatattttcttaaaaattagcttcaaacatacaaaaaaaaaaatagagtttaataaattaattaccaTGTCTACATTGCTATTTCACATCATAAGCTATAGGATAATAATTCCCAATTTTGATCGTCAAAAAAAGAGTCCATTTTGTTTGGTTGATAATGATAAGACTGAACAAGTGtcgttttatcaaaaattatatcTTAGTTATTATAACAGATCaaagataattttttaaaaacatttataaTAACTCAAAACATCATGTATCGATTGCTCAAAAACTGTTGGTGAGGAAGATTAATGAAACTGTGTGAGTTACATTAAGGATTTGGATATCAAATAAAAGACAGGAAGCTAGGATAGTAAGGGATATGGAATAATTGTCAAATTTGTATATATGGTGGACATAATCAACGGACGTCATTGTGATGGCTACGTTTAATTGGACGGTTGTGATTAATTGCAAACAACTGTCAACAATTTATGCTGGTCTCTTGCTATCGTGTCTGAACAATGTACTATATATCCATGTGTTCTTACCACTCACATCTTGTTTTCTTAATTCTTACTACCTAAAAAAATCATGGATAcgaatatatttttctatataatacatatatttagtaaagtaaatatatttaaatagttgtttatttaattttttttttgaatggattttgtttttaatttcttaatatattatattgtttTGGTGTTTTTCTATTATTTTTCAGAAGATAATTTTGTTGAAAAGTTCTTGTTGAAATCGCCAAAAGATCTCATgactaataaataaatatgtatatataaatttatattatttgaatttaaaattttgagaaataCCTAGCCCTTAATTTAATGTGAATATACCATTATAACATTTTCCTGTGCTATCATTATTACTTttcacaaaattttaaaaataattcttttagTTTGGTTTCTCAATTCACAATTACTAATAAATGTCTTGTTGTCGATATTATcgattttaaaataatacaatatgATTAAATATCGGTGTtcaatgaaaatattattaatattggtGTTTAATgagaatattattatttttataacagGGGGTGCCTGATGTTTCCGAGTTTGGAGAACTCGACGAGGTGTATGATTTTTGGTTCAGATTAGGACAAGATCATCCCCCAACCAGTGTAATGGTTAAAAAACAATTACAACGCAAACTTATTTACCATATGTCTCCTCAACAGGTAAAATTAACCCAcgtctattattattattattataaagaaAAAATGCAAATGAGAGATTTACCATGTAACGAATCGGTTGACGTCTGGTAAAATTCAGAGATTTACCCACAACTAAATAAATTAGTGAACCCTTAACGCACAAGGATTATAAATGTGTGTAATCTAATGGTTGAGTTGATTCGATTCCATGATTCACGGCTTGGTTATATACATTCTTTGTCCATCCTTTTgtacttaaaaaaatatataattcatattCGCGAAACGAGATTTGTTTAAAAGCATACTTGTTTCAAGCTATGATTGAATAGCTCTGGTAATTTTGTTTCAAGGATTCGTGCCTAGCAGCAATGCTTCTAAAGCCAGGGCCAATTCAAGCTCTACAATCTGCTACATTTACTGAGACCGAGGATTCGGATAAAGTACCACGAATATACATCAAGACGTCGCGGGATCGAATGCTCAGATCTTATCAGCAAGACGCCATGATCAAGAAATGGCCGCCATCTGAAGTTTACGCTTTGGAAAGTGATCACAGCCCTTTCTTTTCAGCTCCACTTCGGCTGATTGAGTTGCTGGTTAAAGTTGCAGTTTCTCATGGATCTGGCGAGTAGGTGGTCTGCAATAAAATGGAAAAAATTATCCTCCCGAACTTTATATCCTTTTGAACCCTATTCATATGTTTTTTAAACGAAAATAAGATTGCAAGGGGTAGTATTATGATTTCTTAttattcaattgttgaagatagATATCATATCAGCATTGATAAAGTTGAAATGTAAAGAAGTCTGAGAAAATGTCGATGTTATACTGATTCAATCGAATCGAACCGAAAACcgtattttttataattcaatgTAATCGACTTGGAGCAAACTGGACTCGGGAAGACGACaaagaaatttttaaaagaaaataattaattataggCAAGTGAGTGATGCTCATATGGACAAATTATATTATTCCCTGCAAAggcatatatatacacacacaggACAGTGGCTTGAACGGTCCGCATCAAACTACAACGTAATGCTTCAAGACCTGCCGAGCAAGATCAGAAGCCCCACTTTTCTTATAGATCAAGTGCAGATTATAAGCTGCTTCTCTCCGAAGATCGCAGTAGCCTCGACTTTTAGTATCTGTATCTTGATTTTCATCTGGAAGTTTTGGGATGGGCAAGTCGCTCTGATGGATTGCCAAAACCTTTTCATAATAAATAACAGCCAAAGTAACTAGACCAACGTGATGATATGCCCGAGCAATGTTAAACAACGATTCCTGCAATTGAAGTTcaaggtcactttattgctccACACTATGTGAAAGGGGAAAAAAACAACACATAACCGGCTTCAAAATCCTAAATCACCAGAGACAACTGAACAGATAAATACCGATTTTGAGCAAATGTTATAGACATCATTTGATCTCAAGTCTTAATACAGCCAAACCTGATTATCTTTACAAAGCCGGGCGTTGTTATGGAGGAAAGCAAGTCCTTGAAGTACAGTCTGGTGCTTGTTTTGGAGTCTGTGGCCTAGAGCTAAGTTTATCAAGGCAGTAcctaaagaaaatgaaaagctTCATTAGAGCATCTCCGGAGTCACTTCAAGCAAAAAAAATACTGGCGTTTAATATCTGGAACTTTCAACGTGATGTTTTCTAGCAAAAGATTTATACCAGCACAGAGGTTGACAAGGGGATCGTCAGGCATCAGTTTATAAGCTTCCAAATATTCTCGAGCAGCTGCTTGATGTTGACTAATCATGGTAAAATGATGCCCGGAAATAAGAATTGGAGGTACAGAATCTTTGTGCTTTGTCCGCATATTATGTAGGAATTTATTGTGCTTCGAGAATCGAATACCAAATCTACaacaggaaaaaaaataaaaataaaaagagacCAGAGGCAAATCAACAAAAATTATGTGAATGTATCAATCAAAACTTTTTTAATCATGTGCATGACATGCAAAAGATTCATCATTACAATTAGTTGTAGAGACTAAGTTTCAGTGGGTTCATAGAATGTGCATTCAAGATTGAATTGAAAGCTCAAAATTAAAACTTGATTGAATCCAATTATGGAAATTTTAAAATGGTCTGAAATCGAAGGATTTTTTTACCAAAGTGGGCCGTGGATTAACTGGGGAGAGGTTTTATGTAGCTTACTCATGTACTTCCACAATGAGAACAACTCATAACTTGGAATTACTGAGAGCACACAACTGGAAATTATCGTATACAAGCTCGAGAGTCTCATAATGCCTCCAAATAGAATTTTGCTTCATGGAAGTTTATATTACCAGCCATAAACTCACACTTTATCATGCTGAAATCGATATGTTGCTGGGGTATCTTGTTACATGTCTCACGCTGACTTCACAGTGAAATGTAAAGTGGTTAACAAGCTTAAGAGTTCTCGAACCTAGAAGGCTAAACCTTTTCAAAACACCATTAGCTGATTAACATCGTCTATTAGACGCAAATAGATATGTTTTAGCAAAACAACAATAAATGTAGAACATAGGCATTGTTACCTTGATACTGCTTTGTAGTAGCAACTCCAGGCAGCAAAGCTGTAAGGATGCTGACTGACAAGGTACCGCACGCAATCCCACCCATTTGCAGGATCAGCAAGATTATATGCTATGCCTACAAGTTCAAAGACGAGGAAATGATCTAGAACTTCTAAAAAATTACAATGCACCTATTCCCAAGTAATAACGAAGCCCCGGTCACTACTGAAATAAAAGAACCAAACATGAAGGAAGATCTACAAAAGTAGCTACAGTTatttcataatttcaagactTACGAGCTCCAAGAGTTCGAAGCTCCTCCTTCATCTCAGTAGAAAAAGTATTGCATTCCACTTTCAAGCAAAGATTGATGATCTCTAATGCATCCCAATACCTTCTCAAGGATGATAATGACTTGCATAACTaaagaaattgattttactaagaaaattttaatcacACAACAGTGTTAATGGAAGATCATATATAAAATCAAACTCTAACCAGGGATGAACACATTTAGGAAAATATAAAGAGAAACATGTGGAAGTAATcatatgattaaataatatagcaCAGCATCAAGTACCACAATCAAATCTAATTCTTATCTTTAATCGGCTCTTCATATATTctgaatatttatttgttttcaagttcaaatgatttacCAAATGCCTTATGCTGTCAATGTTATCAATGCAAAGGAAATATGTTAGCAGGACCTTCAGTTCCATTCCTGTTTACTATGTATTTCTGTTCTTAAAATATGTCTGTGTTATCAGCAATTTCTTTCAAGCTACTCGATGCCTCGCCCTGCAGGCTAACAAGTAACTGAGATTCACATCATGTTTACAGATTACAACATCAAATTAAGATTGGCTCACCAAGAAATAGAGAAAAATGTTCTGAAGCCGTTTCTTGATTTTATGTTCTTTGAAGGCAATCTGACAAATAAATACATAATTGCACAAGAGAGATAATATAGGGCAAAACAGCTCTAATTACAAGTTTTTCCCTTCTTCCTCTCAAGTTCTATCTTATCCTAGTGAACTTGATCAGCCCCAGTAAGTTTTTAGGTCTACCGATATTAAATGCCAACATGATCCAGTAACATTGATACCTGGTGCAGGTTCACTGGAACATGGGCTGTTGAAACAGATAGGAGAGACAAAACCAAACTTTGAAAAAATGAGACAAAGGGTCGGTAGAGTGGGAAGAAGATGGTGAATTGGAGGCTTACGTCTAAAATCAGATGATGATGCCCTTCATCTTTTAGAAGATCTGGCAAAGGGGGTTCCAGAAACAATCGCTGAACCAGTTATTAATTGCATCAAAATGAAAAACAGGTGAGTAGGTCATATCTATATAATCCAAAAGGGAACAATTATAATTTAATCAGGTCACGGTTTTGATTCCTTACTGGAGATTCTTCATCCGAATCATCACTCTCCCAATCAATTCCAGCAGCCAACGCTGCAGCCCTTTTTGCTTCCTTTATTGCATCTTTCCTCCGAAGCAATTTCTTTGCCCTGCTGGCTTTAGACCTATTCCAACATTAAAACTATAATCACATAGCAGTAGCTATTTTCTCTGACAGCTTCCATCCTTATAGGAACATtcattaaattatttaacaCGCAGATGTAACATCTTCAAGCCATAACATGTTTAGGGTTGACTCACACTAGCAAAGTATTTTCCAACATCAAGGAGTCAAAGCATGACTAATGCAAAAAAAGATCGCAATTCATTCTTTTTAACTCTTATTGTTTACTCCTGCTGACGTACACATCTCGAGTCGGTATATAGATTGGATGTCGTCATAGAAGGACATCGCATCCCAAAGCAAATATATGGAGCATAAACAATTATGAGGCAGCTACTTTTAGAAGGGCTAAGAAAAGCCACGTATAGAATTCAGCCACTAGAGCATACTGAATTCAATTTTTGTAAGCCACAGCTAGGCCCACCATAAATTTTGGTCAGGACTTGGGATCAGCACATTGACAAAGGAAAAATTGTAAATTCCCCTTTTTGGCATTTCGGAATCCATATTTAGGAGAATTGCTGCAGACAGAGACAATATCGCCCATGTAAAGGATGGTCTAGTTACACGTCAATAGTAATAAACTAACATACAATTGCCAATTAGATTAATAGTGAATTATAGAACTAAACTATAACAAATGAATGTAGATTTACCAAGTATTCTGTCTCATCATTGCCACTATTCCAACTTAAAATGCTGCCTGATACTACGATTTTATTAACATGAAGAAAATTATGTCCCACTGGCAGGTAACTGTAGTTACAACTAGCAAGGATCGAATGATCACTATTATTTACTCCTCTTAAGTATCTAATATACCTATCCATggattgattgattgattggTCAATCGATGGATAGATAGGTAATTAAGGCATCAAACTAGAAATGTGTTCAGCCAAAAAACTCACAAATCTGCAGATGAGGCTACGGGCCTAAATCTGTGAAATACACGGCCAGTCTGATGATCGTCCAGTACTTTAGCCCTCTCTGAAAGAACACTTCTAGACAATCGTTTCCTGGGCTTAACCTGATTCCAAATGAAGATTTGAAACTCTAAAATTATTATGGTACTCCTAAATATTAAATGTGCCATCAAGAATGGAACACAAATCAACAAATGTAGGGCATAATCGCCACGATGTATCTAATCTAATATGAAGGCTCTGGTTCCGTCGCAGAGAATTAAATAGGATTGAAGGCTCTGGTTCCATCCCACACCTAAGGTCACGAATGAAATTTTTTGTgtccaaataaaattttatattttgtcatTTGCTATGTAATCTTTTTTTATTGGGCAACTTCTAGATGCACAATTCCCTACCAGAAACAGAGAGATAAATTAGCAACTTGCGGATGTTTTTGCAATAATGTAACTCTTCACATCCAAACAGAAAAACCTTTTCTCTTGGGAGTGAATAATTTGGAAGAACTGCCATTTGGATCCCTTCAGCTAATGTGACAGTAATTCTGAAATTTCAAGATTTGCAGCAGCATGAAATGTGAACTCTATGAGATCTGAAGTACTTGGTATGCTTGGATTAAGAAAAATAAGATGACTTTTACAATAATCTAATTCATCACAGGTTCTCGACAATAAGTATCTAGCTTAGAAAGTAGAAAGAACCATTGATGGCGAAGCCTTCAACCGTGTGTAGCAAGGATGGAGaattgatatattgatttacttttgtactgCTACTCATATAACTGAAGGTAGTTCTTTCaaaacattcataaattaacaaACAAGATACAACTTTATCCACAGAAGTTTCATTTCAAGTCAGCTGACAATGGAAAAAAGAACACAGATGGGTAGAACATAGACCAGGGAGAGGGGATGTAATTTAACGTTACCTTTCGCCGAACTGATTCAAGAAACAAAGTCTCGCGAATTACAGGAAAAATTACATCTACGAAAGCCTCACAAGACCCTTTAGCTTTATAAATTTGAGAAAGCTTTAATTTTATTCTCCCACAATGCCACCATGCTTTAGACACATCTGAATTTGGGGCAGGAGTTGATTCTGAAAATAAAACACCACTTACTAGGAAAGTGATAAATGATAAGATGTCCTATTAAAAAAGGCCAAAAGAGAGAAGTATACCTGCTTCTACCGGAGGTGACAGCACAGAGATTGCTTCATCTTCTCTACCGTCTTCAAGAAGAAGAGATGACAAAGTCAACCGAGCATCAACACCATCATTAAGTTTTTGAATAGCTGAACACAATTTAAATTGATCATATACTTCAGTGAAACAATACAAAAGTAGGGTACAAGATACAACGTGAAGCATAGAAAAGACCAGGCAATTACAAGTTTTAGACTTCGTTATTTGATTCACTTACCTTTGTGATAATATTCAATAGCTTGAGctcttttcttcaaagaaacACAACACCTGGCGATTTTCAAATGTAAATAGCCCTAAATTTAAGATGAATTGAATACAAAAAGCCCTTAGTCAGTATCATCCTAGTGCTCTAAGATACTTCTCTGAAGACATTCAGATGCATAAGTTATTGCACtagcaaaataataataagcagCAGCACtagcaaaaaaataataagaagcaTCATGGTTATGATCATCAAAAACATTGAAGAAACAAGCACTGACAATTTTGTTTGgcttgataatattttatcaaaaaaaGGTACTAAATATCATGAGAATATTTGATTTTCCTTACATTATATTTATTCCCCTCTCCTTCGAACATCATATAGTACTTCAATGCAGATTCATATTGATCAACAGTCATTAGTGAGTCTGCAACATCCATGATTAACTGAGGGTGAGCAGATGCGTGCTCTGCTTGTAACGCACTGAATAAAGCCTGCGATGCAATTTTGCATGGATCGAGAAAATGTATAACATTGAATTGATTGGAAAATCAACTTTATCAAGGAAGGACAAGAATAAATAGCAAATACACTGGTTCTCTGTTCAAACTCCTTTCCTAATTAAAACTATCAGCATGTTTTTGTTGATTGCAAGCAAATATTTTCTACCAGCACATGCAGGAAACATGAGTAAAAGCAAAAAAAAGGTTCAAATTGCATATGACTTATTCAGAAACCAAACACTTCACCATCTCACAGCTCAGGTACTTGACGCAAACATACCTATAGCTTTTCAAAAACCTAGAGAGTGACAAaagattaatttcttttttttataagaagctcaattttattaaaatttattgaaaGTTACACTATAGGCGGATAAGATATCCGCAAGACAAAAGACCgtaaaaaatcattaatatcAATAAAAACACAATTTCCAATCCCTGACTATTTCCGAAATAGTTAAATGCTTGAATTCAGCTATCTTTGTAGACCATGTTGCCACCATAAGTTTTATTCTCTTCCACACGATATCGCAAAATTTTGCCTCATCGTTGAATATTCTTCTATTCCTCTCTAGTCAAACCGACCAAAACATGCAGTGAATGACATCATTCCAGAATATCCGACATCTCCTACCATTAGGTAAACCAGGTTCGATCAAAAACATATCCCGCGCCGCTCTCGGAAAAATCCACTCCAACCCTATCTCCCGTAGTACTCTGCACCATATATTCCTCGGATATGCACAGTGAATAAGTATATGATCTTGATTCTCATCTTTTTTCCGATAGAGCATACACCAGTTCGGGCATAATACACAAGTAGGCCATCTCTTTTGTAAGAGACACAAGTCGGTAATTTTCCTAGCGCCACGATCCAAGAAAAAACTTGAACCTTATGTGGGGTTGGTTCTCACCAGATAttattaatgaattaatttctCAATCTAAAAAATGCATACAAgtgaattaaaaatttaaaagtccagaCACAATCGCAGTCCTACTTGAGATTAAAACCACAAAAGAATCGAGAAAGAAGTTAAATTATACGCAAAAGAATCTGAAATAATGGATAGTGACAAGCTGCATAATACAACATTACAAATGTGATATTGCTCAAAGATTGTTAAAACCACTCCTATTAGGTTAtcattgcaaaaaaaaaaaacgtcaTGTTCATAACTACATCGGAAGtagtaaattttaatttcatgATTACTAAGTATTagagattttattctttgtagcATTCAGATATGGATTGAACTAGCAAGGCCATGATTCAGCGTTGGGCCCTATCCGGTTGGTTACTATATGCGACTGTTTTGAGGATTATGAAGATGGCTACTAAGAGACACTCACGGAAGGTCAATCTCAACCTGTCTCAGTCCTGTAACCTGGCAAAGGTCTTACTCTTTCTATATTTTGGGAAATAATGAGAAAAACTAGTAGAAAATATACCAAACACGAATCCTAACAAACCTAGGAAAATCCTAATGAAGTATAAACTGGTATGATACGTTCTCTGACTTTAAACAGCAGACTCTTGAATAGTAAGCATTAGGGTTTGTTTGTGTAACAATTATTGCAAAGTTGAATTGTTCGATGGAGGTAATAAGATTCATAAGACCACATAAATGCACATGTATGGTTTGTGTTTTGATTCCAAAGTAATATAGCCAAAATCTACCTGACTAATTCACGGGTTTCACCCATCAATAAATGCAGACAAGTTTATTTACGAATATTTCAAAAGTACTTACATGGCTATCACCAATATAAACTGCCCAGATAATTATACTTTGTTGCGATTAAAAGTATCTCCACGTGTCCCTTATATATTAGTGGTTTAACATATGACTAAACAAGGAATTATCGGGATAATGTGTTACAATAAGGTAAGATAGTATTAAGAAAGTGGCAATATTAGGCACAGACAAACCTCTGCTTTCTCCATTTGTCTCAGATGAACATGGCAAATTCCAGCCTTGATCATTAAACTTAATGGAATTTCTTTTCCAGCAGAGTGAACCTTCTGTGTATGTTCGATATGGTCAAGAACTTTGGCATATGCATTGCTTTCCATGAGTATTGAAGCTAACATATCTATTAAACTTAGAACAGGATCGTCTATGTGATTGTGATTCCTGAGATGGTCCTCCAGAATACAGACTGCTCGCTCATTTTGCCCACATTTTTGGTAAAGctgaaacaagaaagaaaattcaagTTCATTTCTGACTTGGAAAACCTCTCACTCGTCTGTGataatataatatgataaaaaGGAGTTGAAATCAGTAATAATCTCTACATGATCATTGCtgctgataaaaaaaatttaagtactTGTACTTCAGTTGAACTCAAGTAAATAAATTTGCTGTTTCAAAGAGCAAAAAATcaacaatcaaatcaattcgAACCTGTGTAGCTTTTCTAAGAACTTCAACATTATCAGGATAAAGGCGTGAGATTTGCTCATACGAATCAGCAGCCTTTTGATGCTCTCCAAGCTCAAGAAAGAGAGATGCTCGCTGAAACTGAAGATCAATGTCTTCAGGATCTGCTGTTATAGCTTTGCCAAGACAGTAGTTTGCCTGCTTTTTGTCCCCAAGTTCTCTGCAGGTAATGTAAATCGGAAGTCAACAACTCACTTAATCTGAGAATTTTAACCCAACTTGGGTAAAAGAAAGCACATTCAACAGAACTTTGGATACTAATCAAGCAAGCAAACACAATTTGGATACTAATCATGcaagcaaacacaaattttacatTTGGAAGCATATGTATTTAATGTGAACAAATGGATCCAATATTGCTTTATATATGGAATCACAAAATTACTAACCACGACTGTACAAAGGCatcatttttttatatgaaaCAAGATTTTATAAGATTAAGAAAGATAATACAAGGAGGCGGATAAGATATCCGCAATTAGCAAACAGTAGTCCATACTTTCGTCAAAAACAAACAAGTCTCCAATCCCTGACTATATCGGAAATATTAAAATGACCAAGTCTGCCAACTTTTTTGACCAAGCGGCCACTCTAAATCTGATTTTCTCCCACAACTCGTCACAAGAGTCTTCCTTGTTGTTGAATATTCTTATATTCCGCTCCAGCCAAATGGACCAAAACACACAATGGATGATCTCATTCGAAAAAATCTTACACTTCCTGCCGTTAGGTAGACTCAAATCTATAAGAAACATACTCGCGCCGATGACCGATCTAGGAAAAATCCACTCCATCATGAATCATAGAGCCCACTTAGAATTGAGTTAAATGTAGACCAAATCCATTTGGGCGACATTTTGTTAGCTCTAATAACTAGTTTAGACTTTACattttttttcatcaaaatgtTTAATGTTCTAATCAACTGCTCACACAGACTCAGAGTATATTTTGTTAGCTCTAATGACTAGTTTAGActatacatattttttttcatcaaaatgtTTAATGTTCTAGTCAACTGTTCACACAGAGATAAGTTAGTAAATTATCCGTCTCTACTTTCTACTTCCCTTCAGAAAAATTCTTATTTCTTCAAAAACATACCAAGGCAAAATTATAGCATAAAATTGTAGAAATCTCAAGCCTTTTCAACTGTGGCATAAGGGCGTCAATGCTATCCAAGGTCATCACTTTACTTTGCAATTCATATCAAAGCAACTCTTCCTGGTACATTTTGCATTATTTTCATATCTGATTATGTTTTCACACACGGAGCATCGTAAGTTGAATGCAACATGAAATTCTCAGAATAAAAAGGCTCGGCGTTCATCTCTGCATGAAAAAGGTTCTTTTGAGACAGTTACATATGAAAATACTCACAAATAATTTTGGACACAAACTGTACAATCAAATGAGCATTTGGTCCTCGTG from Primulina tabacum isolate GXHZ01 chromosome 14, ASM2559414v2, whole genome shotgun sequence includes:
- the LOC142524156 gene encoding methylesterase 17-like isoform X1 — encoded protein: MGEELAEGLLEINENRLQTAITPTPEAHFVLIHGIGGGAWCWYKIKCVMENSGHRVTCLDLASAGIDQTDPNTVLSFQDYNRPLVEFLQSLEDGQQVILVGHSAGGLSVSDAIHKFGRKIKAAVFVGATMLKCGFASDEDVKDGVPDVSEFGELDEVYDFWFRLGQDHPPTSVMVKKQLQRKLIYHMSPQQDSCLAAMLLKPGPIQALQSATFTETEDSDKVPRIYIKTSRDRMLRSYQQDAMIKKWPPSEVYALESDHSPFFSAPLRLIELLVKVAVSHGSGE